The Ricinus communis isolate WT05 ecotype wild-type chromosome 8, ASM1957865v1, whole genome shotgun sequence sequence TCCATAAGGggaaaaaaaatggaaaacctCTATGAAGGTGCCAACTTACACAATCCTAaatttaatgaagataacttGAAAAAGCCAATAACTAAATTTAACTGAAGTTGCATTTTATACGAAAgcaaaatgttaaaataatgATTGAAAGAAAATCCTAACCCTTGAATAAGTCTAAACTTTAACTTCCTGAAACAACCGAGTACAATGACCTAGGGCCTTGAGAGCAACTTTCACCTTTACAACATCAAGGAACACTTAACTTGAATTGCACTAAATCAGTTACTCGATATGAGAACCAAAATTCGCTTTAGAGATCTAAGCTCCATTTTTAATGCTCATCCCCTTAAGCAGAGAGTTTAACTAAACCAAGAGATAAAAAGGGGAAAAAGTCAAATTATACATGCATCAGCAGAAGTTAGGACTGGCAGAAATTGGAAGTTAGATGCATCTTAACCGAtatcatttaaattaaaatttcaaatcgCACCTGTCCCTTAATATGTTAATGCTGTGGATGCCATGAAATTTTGCAATCTGGATGATGCACTGACCCACAATACTTGTAGCCCCATTTTGCACAACAGAATCTCCTGCTTGCAAACACTGTTATAAGAGAAAAGCatcaaaagataaaacaaTTATGTATTATAGAAGGAAGTACCTGAATTTAGGGTCGTGAAGTCTTCAAGCATTCTTAAAGCAGTCAAAGGATTAACAGTGATTGTTGCAGCATATTTCATGGGCGAGTCTTTGTTGATTTTGTGCCAGACACTCTGATCTTGCACAATGTAAGTTTGCCATGTCCCTGGAGAACATGAACATTAACTATCATCTAATAAAATTgaggaaaggaaaaaatgtGAGGTTCAATCACACAGcattcaacaaaaaaaagaaagttgtCCTGTTATAAATCCAGTCTAGAAATGACACTAAGTAAGCAGAATATATCTTCTTTGCAAACTTTTTCTGCTTCAACATAAGAACTCTGGACCAACTTTTGTTGAGCAGCAAGATAGTTGCTATTCTCTACATAAACCCATAGCCATTTAAAGTTTCAGGCTTCTTCTGTTACTAACGCTATCAGTTTCAATTTCAGGAATGAGAATTTTCTTTGTATTGGCAAAAATGTGCTACAACTTTCTCCACTATATATTTGCAATTGAGTAATTAGAATGTGCCATTCAAAGTGTTACACCTCATGCTCAAGTATAAACAAGGAAAGTATTCAATTGGAACATGATAATGGGACTGAACTTTTCCTAGTTACTCTTAGTTACTCTTTGGGATGGAGTGGATGAAGGGAAGAACGGAAGAGCCATGCATggctataaaagaaaaatattaacaattatTACAACAGCCAAAGTACGGAAAAGGCCACGCACCAAAAGTGGGTGGAGATGGAATGACCCAATCACCAGGGGAAAAATCCTTAACTGCAGAGCCAACAGAATGCACCTCACCAACACCTTCATATCCTCCAACAGCAGGCACTGGAGGCCTCACAGGATACACTCCTATAACCCGATTAATTTCAAGTAAAAAGAACATAAGAATCACTTCCAACTCATTAAAAACCTTGAAAGCTAAGTACCAAAGATCCAAACTTTACACACCCAATTGAGTTTAAAGCAAAAGAGCATAAAATCACTTCAAATCGATTATTAACCATTAAAAATTGATCAAATATTTACCTTCAATTCGGTTAATATCAGAAGGATTAATAGGAGCAGCAAGCATTTTAACACACACATCCTTGTCTTTAACTTCCACTGGAGGCATCTCTACTACTCTACACCAGACACCcacaaaagaaaacatattatTGAAAACAAAGAAGGGTATCCATGTTTTTTGTCTCAGTACCTGGTAACAGACTCAGGAGCACCATGCTGGTCATAGACGATCGCCTTAGACGGCGGTGACATAAGGGCGGAGAATGCCCTGATGACTTGGGTTTGGACGCGTGGATTATGGGTCTGCCTTAGATTGAAGAGAAATGACGATGAAGGGCACTTTAGAGCTTTCATGGCTAGTGATCTCATTATCGTCTTTGCCATTTCTGTTTCCGATTACTAGTACTCTACTGCCTGTGTTCCAGTCAGGTCagttctttctctctctttgaTTCAGTAAACGGTGTCGTTTTCTTGCTTTTTCAGATGTATCACATACACCGTCTcgaaattgaattattttgcGCCAATGTCATTCCAAATATACCCTTAATATGttacttttaaattataaataatcgattttttattttaatttattttagaaaatttatggatttcggtaatatttttatttaattttttagtaataaaataaagaataaatgaaaaaataatattcctCTTAAAAAGCTAAAAACACGAGATTGTTTGGTtcaaaaatttttatattacgtattttataattataatttattatatgtatgtCTTAATATTTAGTCTTCAAGCAAATGAAGAAAAAACGTAGCATTTTTTAGCAAATTAAGGAGCTGAATAGATGAAAGATGATGATGCTCTTTTAAAGAAGGTGGTTTGCCTATTAGGTACCCTCTGACCCCTTTTTTCATCAACACTGCAAAATCATTATAAAATGCTGAAAAGCGTCAGCTAATTAATACTGCCATGATACATTttccaaatataaaaaagtaactaaatttatatgaaaagttattataaatttaaaattttacgtGTCAACGGTTATgaccttttataaaattaaaatctgcCTCATTCACTTTATACTAcgtaattgaattatttacaGCTTGTGTCAAATATTTATTGGGCTAATGTGATAATAAATGTCAACTTATTCATAATTATGTCATTCTTaagattatttaaatattttattttgcttgatttttttagtgtaatttaattctaaaaatttataaaattataaacttaagAATTTTGCAATATCGATAAGATTTATATCTCGAAAAACCCAAGCTCGTAAAAATATGTTATCAAGCTAATTCTATCTTACAAAAATACGACAATACcatagatattttaatttataaacaaatttttaaaattaaaaaataatgaatatgaatataaggtgtaaatttactttttaatattatccattttttttttattttagaatttttattttttataagaaaagttatttgcttaattattcatatactactttaatttttttataccaTTGAGGACAAGGGAAAAGCTAAAGGGGAGGGTAATGTTACATACTCAATTACTGTTAGAGGGCCTAGAATAATGGTTGAGGCTCAGTATGAAGCTGCTATCCCAAGAGTTTGCAAGGGAACAGTTGTGGTGAAGAAATGAAGCCTGCGGAGTGTGTTATTCCGTTACTCAACGGCCAAAAGTTGTCATTTGTCATTTACCATTTTCTATCTTTTAGTTATTTGTCCTTTAGTGAATTGCAGCTATTGTTTTCACTAACTTCTACAAGGAATCTGTTAGCATATTATTGTGGCAGTGAATGTGTATAATCATATTATTGAATGATATATcacaattttcttctttccttctcaatttcctcttaattcttcttcttcctatCTCTAAAATATACGTAAACCCCGGAATGAAAAATTGAGTGTTTGCTTGTCAGCAATAAGTGGTTTGAACAtccaaaataatagaaaaaacttgtctttgttttttttcatTTGCCAGCAGCACTAGAGATTTATAACCAAACTCTGGGTACATTCTGatttattgaaagaaatatgatATCTTAAGAGactcacatatatataagttCTACTAGTATATCCCTCCTTCATTTTGTACTAACAGAAATGATGTAAAAACATCCGGACATTCTGTCTTTTTCACTTAATCCCATGATTGATAAACACTCTAATGAATTCTCTTTGTCcctttaaaaagatatttaaaaggGTGAAACTTTGAAGAACTGCTTGTTTTATAGTAACGAACTCTTTCTTATTTCAGCATCTACGAAGCAGGAAGTATATATGTCCAAATGTATCTTTTCACTCCTACTGCACTGAAACCAACCTTTCTCTACAAAATGAAAGAACTGACAGAAATTCTGGCTGTGGTATTGGGAATGATGATCATGTATAGCTTCCAGGCCTATTCCCAGGGTAAGATGTACTTcctaatttctattttatgttatctattttcttctaattcCCAATCTATTGGCCTAATTCTCTGTAACAGACCCCTTTAACGATTTGAGGATTGACTGTGGAGCATCAAAGAGTACTCCAGCAACAGATAATGATTCTGTGTTTTGGCTTCCTGATGATAGTTACATAAAAACTGGAAAAAACCATCTCCTCACTTGCAGCCAGAACTTTAGACCATTGAACATCCTAAGATATTTCCCTGATGGTAATAAGTCCTGCTACAACTTGCCATTTTATGTATCGGACAAAAAGTTCCTATTTCGAGCTGGGTTTTACTATGGTAACTATGATGCCCTTTTAACGCCTCCAATTTTCAATTTGGAGACAGATGGGAATTTATGGGCAGCAGTAACAACTTCTATGAGTGAAGATGAGCCAATTTATCATGAAATGGTTTACAAGATCAATGGAGATACTTCACAAGTGTGTTTGGTTCGTACTAGTGATGATGttccttttatttcttcaCTTGAAGCCATATATTTTCTCATGGATAATCTTTATCATCTTTATGGGTTGATGGAGAACAAGACGGCTTTGCTGCTTCATAGCAGGATCAATTATGGTGCAAACGACAGCATTGGGTTAGTTTCACTGCTACCATATATAGCCTAGTTCTTTTAACAGGTTCACCTTTACgtttgaaaaaaaatggcAGAACTTGACATCCATCagagaatttaaattatatttttagtagtCACCAGGGAATTCAAGGGCataattttttgtatatatcTATAATTGTTGTGAAGAGAGTCGGAGGCCTTTTAAGACATTCGAGCTAGGTTGGCACCTCCATCGACCCAATATCTGTCCCTCCTAGCAACctttattgaaaagaaattaaagctcaaaagagcaacaaacaaaaaaaagcaCTAGCAAAATCTATATAGTTCGGAATCTTCTGGTCATCGTAGGCTGTCCAAGGCAAACAAAAATCAGGTGGGGAAGACCACCCCATCAACATAGGCACGTTCACAGCCTTTTTACACTAAGCATCAGCCACTCTATTTCCTTCCCTATAGATGTGAGAAACAGTAAATTGCACTTGACTCAGAATAGTAAAGACAGTACAGGggaaaatttatttgttaagttTTGAACTTGCTGCCACATTTTcacaagtatatatatattatgtgcAGGCAACTTGCAAATCAGGATGAATGTTGCAACCGAAGGGTCTGACTATCTGAACTTAGTCTCCAACCCCATCTTTCGTGGATTTGCATATGATGAAAATGAACCACCATGGCCTCTTCTATCAACTGCGATACAAACTAAAAATGTCTCAGATTCCATCACTTTACCAGTAGACTTTTCTCCTCAAACCTCAGTAGTGGCctactttattttctattttagggACCCAATTTATAGATATCCTGAATTAACTGGTACATGTGAGATTTCCGTAAACAGCCAAAAATTAGGTGTCACAGATGTTCCAGCCCAAAACACAACTTCCTATGTGCTGTCATTTTATCCAGTTCAGATTAATGGTTCAGCTAATGTAACAATCTCTGCTGTAGAGGGCCCCAAATTAGCACCACTTCTTAATTGTACGGAAGTATTCTCTGTAATCAGTGTGACTAATACATCCAAGGCTGGATATTTGCCAAACTTATCTGTTTCACTATGTTTGATCATTCTTCATCTGTTGGCTATTATTGTTTTTGGTATTTGACTGTAATGAAGCATATTATTATGAGATTATATTCTGCCacacattttaattaattattctattaattatttatgagatTATATTCTGCCAcacattttcctttctttcttattatccTGTTAATTcgtttggtttttcttttttttcagaaaTCCTTCCAACAGAAGTTTGATGGATCAATTCCTGCTTTCCTTGGAAATCTGTCCAATTTGGAGCTGATGTAGGTGTTATCAATTACTTCTATCATTAGTGACCTTCGGGATAATGACTTTTCTGGAGATAGTCGctgatataaaaattttgacgTACTAGTAAGTTGACTTGTCATGTCAATAGTTTCATCCTAAATCAAATTCCTAGCTACGAAGAGTTTGCTACGTACAATTTCTTTGCTTTTTGTCATAACTTCAGCATAGATGGCAACAAGAACCTgcatcaaagaaaagaaaagaagttggCACTTAGTAGTCAGCCTGTTATATGCTCTGAGGACAGTCAACTGATAGGTAATCGCCATGCAAAGCACTTCCGAGGAACAGTAACTTTAGCCAAATAAGATGATTGAAGGAGACTTTCTTATCAGTTTCCTATTGCCGCGTATAGGAGAAtgataaattaagaaaatgactTCCTAAATCATTCCATTCATATATTTGATGCAGAAGGAAACCGGGAACTAAAAACAAATTCCCACAAGCCTTATCCAAGCACATTACTTTGTCCATCTTAATCGCATGGATTGCATTTTGTTTTCGTTTCTAATGTTTTTTTGGGGGCAATGAACTATATGTGAGGCCAATGTTAAGTGAACTTTTGGCGGATTAGATAACATATAAGGAAACGTGAATTCAAAAACCATTGCATTATATTGGTTAGAGGATCTCGAACactctctttatttatatcaaattttttataaaatcttatcaTAAAATGGCAATTCATTacacttttcattttttaaatataaaataaaatattaatttagtcttttatatataaaaaatcaaacttcACTTTCTActgtattattaattaatatttataacttttgctttttgataaaaaataaaaagaaaagaaagaatttaaaacctttaatatttaattaaataaaagcaaaataaaatgtaaaacatctattaaatttaaata is a genomic window containing:
- the LOC8264022 gene encoding LOW QUALITY PROTEIN: receptor-like protein kinase At5g59670 (The sequence of the model RefSeq protein was modified relative to this genomic sequence to represent the inferred CDS: inserted 2 bases in 1 codon), with amino-acid sequence MYLFTPTALKPTFLYKMKELTEILAVVLGMMIMYSFQAYSQDPFNDLRIDCGASKSTPATDNDSVFWLPDDSYIKTGKNHLLTCSQNFRPLNILRYFPDGNKSCYNLPFYVSDKKFLFRAGFYYGNYDALLTPPIFNLETDGNLWAAVTTSMSEDEPIYHEMVYKINGDTSQVCLVRTSDDVPFISSLEAIYFLMDNLYHLYGLMENKTALLLHSRINYGANDSIGQLANQDECCNRXGSDYLNLVSNPIFRGFAYDENEPPWPLLSTAIQTKNVSDSITLPVDFSPQTSVVAYFIFYFRDPIYRYPELTGTCEISVNSQKLGVTDVPAQNTTSYVLSFYPVQINGSANVTISAVEGPKLAPLLNCTEVFSVISVTNTSKAGYLPNLSVSLCLIILHLLAIIVFGI
- the LOC8264023 gene encoding enoyl-[acyl-carrier-protein] reductase, mitochondrial, which translates into the protein MAKTIMRSLAMKALKCPSSSFLFNLRQTHNPRVQTQVIRAFSALMSPPSKAIVYDQHGAPESVTRVVEMPPVEVKDKDVCVKMLAAPINPSDINRIEGVYPVRPPVPAVGGYEGVGEVHSVGSAVKDFSPGDWVIPSPPTFGTWQTYIVQDQSVWHKINKDSPMKYAATITVNPLTALRMLEDFTTLNSGDSVVQNGATSIVGQCIIQIAKFHGIHSINILRDRPGSDEAKEFLKELGADEVFTEGQLAVKNVKGLLTNLPEPALGFNCVGGNSASLVLKFLRQGGTMVTYGGMSKKPVTVSTSSFIFKDLSLRGFWLQKWMTSDKAKECRNMIDYLLCLAQEGKLKYEMELVPFDDFHVALDKALGKLGSQPKQVLKF